The following proteins are encoded in a genomic region of Dioscorea cayenensis subsp. rotundata cultivar TDr96_F1 chromosome 8, TDr96_F1_v2_PseudoChromosome.rev07_lg8_w22 25.fasta, whole genome shotgun sequence:
- the LOC120266350 gene encoding NEP1-interacting protein-like 1 isoform X2, with translation MLFSSSSFQQVRASGVMIGLVTGAVNGQTKETGMVRGAMIGAIAGAVVGMEVLESCFQGELLSKMRIFKSLVNGKIFREYVGPAILKAYQWQQNEAEINYSETADMFDASKNKGLLPENVKKLPEFIISDRAICCAICLQDCKIGESARRLLSCAHFFHMKCIDEWLVRNATCPICRKDV, from the exons ATGTtgttctcttcttcatcttttcagcAAGTAAGAGCTA GTGGAGTGATGATAGGGTTGGTGACAGGAGCAGTGAATGGGCAAACAAAGGAGACAGGGATGGTGAGAGGTGCGATGATTGGTGCCATTGCCGGTGCGGTGGTGGGCATGGAGGTTCTTGAGTCTTGCTTCCAAGGAGAGCTTCTATCCAAG ATGAGAATCTTTAAAAGCCTTGTAAATGGGAAGATATTCCGGGAATACGTCGGTCCAGCCATCCTCAAAGCATATCAATGGCag CAAAATGAAGCAGAAATCAATTACTCAGAAACTGCAGACATGTTTGATGCCAGTAAAAACAAAGGTTTATTACCAGAAAATGTCAAGAAACTGCCTGAATTCATCATCAGTGACAGAGCTATCTGTTGTGCCATTTGTTTACAG GATTGCAAAATTGGAGAGAGTGCAAGAAGATTGCTATCATGtgctcatttttttcatatgaaGTGTATTGATGAATGGCTTGTCAGAAATGCAACTTGCCCAATCTGCAGAAAAGATGTGTAG
- the LOC120267823 gene encoding probable nucleoredoxin 2 — translation MEGGGSGDGSLTNVLASPNRDFLISPSGDKVSVKELEGKTVGLYFAANWYSKCETFNPVLAQVYAQLKEQGLKFEVVFVSSDEDQSLFEQFHSKMPWLAVPFNDLQSKRGLTEKYHIEGIPSLIILNPNGELLRTDSVDLIYRYGCQAYPFTPERMIELEAEEKARHASQTLEKLLAINGRDYVLSHKEQVLVSNLVGKTVGLYFSANCSPCAKFTSRLVSIYDSLKEKNKEFEIVFVSMDKDLEEFLQCFNGMPWLALPYDNESSKDLSRYFDIKGIPSLIILGPDGKTVTRDGRNLINLHLEMAFPFTEAQLQLLQEKIDEEAKAYPTTFHHVGHQHVLNLVSANSGGGPYICCECDEQGSGWAYQCIDCGYEVHLKCVNEVGKENEKNKQEFDGHDGSISATNAAKS, via the exons atggAGGGAGGTGGTAGTGGAGATGGAAGCCTCACCAATGTCTTGGCCTCTCCAAACAGGGATTTTCTCATATCTCCATCTGGAGACAAG GTCAGTGTTAAGGAATTAGAAGGAAAAACTGTTGGATTGTATTTTGCTGCAAACTGGTACTCAAAATGTGAAACTTTCAACCCAGTTTTGGCTCAAGTTTATGCTCAATTGAAGGAACAAGGATTGAAATTCGAAGTAGTTTTTGTGTCTTCTGATGAGGATCAAAGCTTATTTGAGCAGTTCCACAGCAAAATGCCTTGGCTTGCTGTGCCATTCAATGATCTACAATCTAAGAGAGGTCTCACTGAAAAATACCATATTGAAGGCATTCCCTCCTTGATCATACTTAATCCCAATGGTGAGTTATTGCGCACCGACAGTGTAGACCTCATCTATCGCTATGGTTGTCAAGCTTATCCATTTACACCGGAGAGGATGATCGAATTGGAGGCCGAAGAAAAGGCAAGACATGCATCTCAAACTTTAGAGAAACTCTTGGCTATTAATGGTAGAGACTATGTACTGAGTCATAAGGAGCAG GTTTTGGTTTCAAATCTAGTAGGGAAGACAGTAGGATTGTACTTTTCAGCTAACTGCTCTCCTTGTGCCAAATTTACTTCTAGATTGGTGTCGATATATGACAGTTTGAAAGAGAAGAACAAGGAGTTTGAGATTGTGTTTGTTTCAATGGACAAAGATTTGGAAGAGTTCTTACAATGCTTTAATGGCATGCCATGGCTTGCTTTGCCTTATGACAATGAGTCATCGAAGGACCTATCTCGGTATTTCGACATCAAAGGGATTCCCTCACTCATTATTCTAGGTCCTGATGGAAAGACAGTCACAAGGGATGGAAGGAATCTGATAAACTTGCACTTGGAAATGGCATTTCCTTTCACCGAAGCACAATTACAGTTACTCCAAGAAAAGATTGATGAAGAGGCTAAGGCTTATCCAACTACTTTTCACCATGTTGGTCACCAACATGTTCTGAATTTAGTTTCGGCGAACTCAGGCGGCGGCCCATATATTTGCTGTGAGTGTGATGAGCAGGGCTCAGGCTGGGCTTATCAGTGCATTGATTGTGGTTATGAGGTGCATCTGAAATGTGTTAATGAAGTtgggaaagaaaatgaaaaaaataagcaaGAATTTGATGGACATGATGGTTCTATCTCTGCTACGAATGCCGCCAAATCATGA
- the LOC120266350 gene encoding NEP1-interacting protein-like 1 isoform X1, with product MKKVAYVVLFFIFSASGVMIGLVTGAVNGQTKETGMVRGAMIGAIAGAVVGMEVLESCFQGELLSKMRIFKSLVNGKIFREYVGPAILKAYQWQQNEAEINYSETADMFDASKNKGLLPENVKKLPEFIISDRAICCAICLQDCKIGESARRLLSCAHFFHMKCIDEWLVRNATCPICRKDV from the exons ATGAAGAAGGTTGCTTATGTtgttctcttcttcatcttttcagcAA GTGGAGTGATGATAGGGTTGGTGACAGGAGCAGTGAATGGGCAAACAAAGGAGACAGGGATGGTGAGAGGTGCGATGATTGGTGCCATTGCCGGTGCGGTGGTGGGCATGGAGGTTCTTGAGTCTTGCTTCCAAGGAGAGCTTCTATCCAAG ATGAGAATCTTTAAAAGCCTTGTAAATGGGAAGATATTCCGGGAATACGTCGGTCCAGCCATCCTCAAAGCATATCAATGGCag CAAAATGAAGCAGAAATCAATTACTCAGAAACTGCAGACATGTTTGATGCCAGTAAAAACAAAGGTTTATTACCAGAAAATGTCAAGAAACTGCCTGAATTCATCATCAGTGACAGAGCTATCTGTTGTGCCATTTGTTTACAG GATTGCAAAATTGGAGAGAGTGCAAGAAGATTGCTATCATGtgctcatttttttcatatgaaGTGTATTGATGAATGGCTTGTCAGAAATGCAACTTGCCCAATCTGCAGAAAAGATGTGTAG